The Vicinamibacterales bacterium DNA window CGACGTCACCATCGCCGGGCAGACCGGCAATCGTGACGAGGTCGTCGTGCGCGGCGGACGGTTCGGCTTCTGGGCCAACGCCGTGGACGGCCTGACCATCCGCGACCTCACCATCGAGGGCGCTGACGAGCACGGCGTCATCCTGAACTGCCAGGCGCACGCGCCGGTGTTCCGGAACCTCGTCCTCCGCGACATCGGCGATCAGTTCATCAAGGGCAACCCGGGTCCCGGCGGCTGCGGCGTGAACGACGGCGTGGTCGAGGGCTCGCTCTTCGAGTACACCCACGGCGCGCCCGACGGCTACACCAACGGCGTGGACGTGCACTACGGCGCGCGGTGGACGATTCGCGGCAACACGTTCCGCGGATTCAACACGCGGCGCGGGCTGGTCGGCCCGGCCGTGCTGTTCTGGAACGGCTCGCGCGACACGGTGGTCGAGGGGAACACCTTCGTGGACAACGCGCGGGACATCTCGCTGGGGCTCGACGCCACCAAGCCCGGCCAGGCGCCGGTGGGCAACGCCGCGCTGCCCGATCACCGCGGCGGCCGGATCCGCGGCAACACCATCACGCGCCGTCCGGGGCTGCCCGGCGCCGACGTGGCCATCATGGTCGCCGACTCGCCGGGCACGATCGTGGAGTCCAACACGGTGACGATGGCCGGTACGTACCCCAACGCGATCGAGTATCGCTTCCAGCGTACCACGGGCGTGAGCATCACGGGCAACACGGTCGACGCGGCGATCCTCGCGCGCGAGGGCGCGACGGCCACCGTGACGGACAACGTCCGCCGCTGACCCGTCCGCACCGGCGCCGGCGCGCCACCGCCGAGCCGCATCCGCATGCGCCTCCGGTCCTCCGGCGACCGCCGCGGACATAATGAAGCGATGCCGTCGAACGAAGGGGCACGCGCGACGCTCGTGGCGCTCGCGCGCGGGGCCGCCGCCCTGATCGCCCTCGTCCTGCTGAACCAGTCCGTCACGTTCTACAACGTGTGGCCGACGCCGCGAGTGCGGTGGCAGGGCCACCTGTCCGTCGAGCTGGCCGTGCTCGTGGCCGTGCTGGCCGCCGCCGCATGGCGTCACGGCCGTCCGGGCCGCCGGCTCCTCCGCGTGGCCGCCGCCGTCTGGGTCCTGCTGGTCGTGGGCCGCTACCTCGACGTGATGGCGCCAGCGCTCTACGGCCGGCCAGTGAACCTGTACTGGGACGCCCGGCACCTGGCGGCCGTCGGCGCGATGATGACCGACGCGGTGGCCACGCCCGTGCTCGTCGGCGGTCTCGCCGCCGTGGCCGTGTTCGTGGCGCTCCTGTACGGCGCCGGACGGCTCGCGATCGGCGCCGTCGCCGGGGTGCTCGCCCGGCCGCGCGGACGCGCGGCGCTGGGCGCGCTGGCCGCGGCCGCTCTCGTCGTCGCGGCGGTGGGGGAGCGCGCGACCGCCGCGGGCCTGCCCGCGTTCGCCGTTCCCGTGTCCACCGCCTATTACCGGCAGGCCCGCCTGCTGGCCACCCAGATCGCGCTCAGGGACGCGGCGGTCGAGACGTCCCGCCAGTTCTCGGACTCCGATCTCTCGCGCGTGGCGGGCGCCGACGTGTACCTGACGTTCGTCGAGTCCTATGGCGCCGTGACCTACGACCGTCCGGAGGTCGCCACCGCGCTCGCCCCCGCGCGCGACGCGCTGCAGGCCGACATCGAGGCCTCCGGCCGGCAGGTGGTCTCGGCCTTCGTGGAGTCGCCCACTTTCGGCGGGTCGTCGTGGCTCGCGCACGTCAGCCTCATCACGGGCGTCGAGACGCGCGACGAGCAGACCAACGCCACGGTCATGGCGCAGGAGCGCGACACGCTCGTCACGGCGTTCGCCCGGGCCGGCTATCGCACCGTGGCGCTGATGCCGGGCCTCAGGCAGGCGTGGCCCGAGGGGGCCTTCTACGGGTTCGACCACGTGTACGACACCGCCGAGATCGCCTATCACGGCCCGCGGTTCGGCTGGTGGACCGTGCCCGACCAGTTCGCGCTGGCCCGTCTCGACGTCCTCGAGGCCGGGCACGACGCGAGCCGGCCCCGCTTCGTGTTCTTCCCGACGACCAGCACCCACGCGCCCTTCGGCCCGACGGCGCCGTACCAGCCCGACTGGGACGCGATCCTCTCACCGACGCCGTTCGGCGAGGCCGACGTGAAGGGCGCCCTGGCGCGCGTGCCCGACTACCTGAACCTCGCGCCGAGCTACGTCAACGCCGTGCGCTACGCCTGGCGCACGCTCGGCGGGTACCTGCGGATGCACGCGGACCGCGATCTCGTGATGATCGTGGTCGGCGACCACCAGCCGGCGGCGGCGGTGGCAGGCGAGGGCGCGTCGTGGGACGTGCCCGTCCACGTCATCACGGGGCGGGGGGCGGTGCTCGATCGGCTGCGGGCGGTGGGATTCGCGCCGGGACTGGCGCCGCCGCGGCACGCCATCTCCAAGCTGCATGCGCTGCTGCCCGCGCTGCTCGACGCCTTCGGCGATCCCGCGCCGGCCCGCGCGTCCAGATAGCTGGCGCCGCCGGGCCGACTCGCCGGCCGCCGAGGCCATCCCCGGCGGCCGCGAACGTCCTACGGCTGGGTGGTCGGCGGGTGGTAGGTCTTCTTCTCCGCGGCCACGGCGGCGGCCACTTCGGCCAGCAGCTTCTGCGCGTCGTAGACGATCCCGTCCTTGATGGTGAACTTCACGCCGCCCACCTTCTCCTGGCGGTTCGTCTGCGGATTCAGGCGCATGTGGCCCGTGCCGTAGAGCACCTTCAGGTTGCTGAGCGGGTTCTCGCCGACCACGACGAGGTCGGCCAGCATGCCCGAGCGCACGACGCCCATCGGGGGCGCCTCGCCCTTCGGCTCGTACAGCGTCCTTGCGCCCCACATCGTGGCCGAGCGGATGATCTCGAGCGGCGAGAAGCCGGCCTCGCGCAGGAGCTCCAGCTCCTCGATGTAGGCGAAGCCGTAGGTCTTCCAGATGAAGCCCGAGTCGGTGCCCACCGTCACCCGGCCGCCCATGTTCTTGTAGTCGTTGATGAGGCGCATGTAGCGCTCGTAGAACTTCTTCCAGTGGTACTCGTTCTCGGTCGTCCAGTCGTAGAAGTACGACCCGTGGTTGTCACGCGTGCTCTGGAAGTAGTTCCACAGCTGCGGCATCGTGTAGGTGGCGTGCCAGTCGGCGTTCCTGGCCCGCATCAGGTCGCGGGACGCCGCGTAGATGTTGAACGTCGGATCGAAGGTGACGTGGTTCGCCTTCTGGTGCTCCAGGTACTCGATCCACTGGGGCGAGCCCGGCTCGTAGGTCTGGTTCCAGATCCGGGCGATGTCGCCGAAGCGGTCCTGCTCGTTGTTGTAGTCGTAGCCGACCGGGAAGTCCTGGATGGTCCGGTCCTTGAGCAGCGACTCCATGTGGCCGTAGTAGTGGGTCACCGTGTCCAGGTGGTTGTCGCCGGCGATTCGGGCGTTGAACATCGCGACGTTGTTCTGCGACAGGTGCGCCACCGTGCCCATCTTGTTCTTGTGGGCCTCGTCGATGGCGGCGATGTCGATCTCGGGCGTCTCGTCGCCGCGATTGAAGAACTTGATGCCGTCGATGTTGTTGGCGGCGGCCCAGCGCACCCACTCACGCGCCTTCTCGGGCGTCGTCACCCGGCCGTTGGGCCAGCCGGAGCCGAGCGTCTGGTAGTTGAAGATGCGGGGCGCGGCGATCTCGTTCTTCGCCGAGCGGTCCTTCTCCGACGAACTGACGGCGGCCGACGACAGCGACACGCCGCGGACCGTCGTGACGCCGTGGGCCAGCCACAGCTTGTAGGCGTAGCCGAGGTCCGGCGCCTTGCCGGACGTGGAGCCGTGGACGTGCATGTCCACGAAGCCCGGCATGACGAACATGCCGCGGCCGTCGATCTCGAAGTCCGCGTCGCGGGGCTCGCGGTTGGCCGCCAGCGGCAGGCCCGGCCAGCCGGCCTGGCGGATCTCGGTGATGCGGTTGCCCTCGATGACGATGTCCATCGGGCTCAAGGGCGGGCCGCCGGTCCCGTCGATGAGCGTCACCGCGCGGATGACCATCTTCTTGAACGGGCCCTGGCCCTCACCGGCCGTGCGGGCGGGGGCGGGGGTGTCGCCGGCGCGCCCGCGGCCCTGCGGCGCCTGGGCGGCGGCCTGTGGGCGGGACTGCGCGAGCGGCACCTGGCCGAGGCCGGCGGCGAGGGCGCAGGTCGCAATCGCGGCGGCGACGGCAGATCGAACGGTTTTCGTCATGACATTCCTCGGAGACGTACGAACAGCGCTCCACTTTACCCCGATCGAGGGTCGAGGGGACGGTGCGCCCGGAGGCGCCGGCCCGGCCGTGGGACGGGTCAGGGCCGCGGGCCGCTGGAGGTGCCGAACGCGAGGCCGATGGAGCGTGGAATCGGGTTGAAGAACCGCCCGTAGGCCGGCGACGTCACGTTCGCCTGGACGTCGCGCTCCGCGCCCGCGCCGAGCGCGTTGTAGACCTTGAGGCCCGCCGTGAACCGGTACTTCTTGAACCGCCACGGCCGCACGAGCGAGAAGTCCAGCGTGGCCACCGACGGCAGCCGGCCGGTGCGGTTGCGCGGCCCGACGTAGTCCTGGTACTCGTCCACGGCCGACCACGGGAAGCCCGACCGCCACTCGAAGACCGGCAGGAACACCCACCGGCCGCCCACCGCCTGGGAGCCGCGAACGATCACGCGGTGCGGCACGTCGGTCGGGTTGAGGGAGTGCTCGTTCGGACGCAGGATCGGGTTCTTGAAGTTGCCGAAGTGCGCGTCGTAGTCGTTCAGGTCGCGCGTGCCGTGCGACCGCACGTACGACACGGTGAGATCGCGGTTCTCGCTGCCCAGATACCGGCCCGTCGTCTCGAACTCCCAGTACTGCGACGTGCCCGTGGACGCCAGCGTCAGCGTGCCCGCGCCGGCGTCGGGTTCCACGACCGCGTCGTGCGCGGCATCACGGTGCAGGAAGGCCGCCTTGAAGAAGAGCCGGCGGCCGAACCGCTGGTCCCAGGCCACGGTGGTGACGATGCTCTCCGGCGTCAGCTGCTCGCCGACGACGTGGCGGTAGGTGATCGGCGTGCCGAGCGGGGAGCCGTCGGGCGCGAAGCGCTGGACGGTGCGTACCGGCAGCTCGGTGAAGGCCCCCAGGTTCAGGGGCGTCCGCTGCGCGAACTTGCCGACGCCGCCCCGCAGGATGCCGCGGCCGTCGGCCAGCAGGCTGAGCGCCACGCCGGCCCGGGGCGAGTAGTTGACGCGCTCGGTCACGTCGTCGCGGTCGAACCGGAAGCCCAGTTCCAGCATCACCTTGTCGTTGACGCGCCAGCGGTCCTGGCCGAACACCGAGTACTCGGTTCCGGTGACGTCGGGGTGCGTGAGCCCGGGCGCGAACGTGGTGCGCTCGGCCAGCGAGCCGTCGAGGCGCCGGACCTCGATCGGCTGGCTGAAGCTGTCGCCGTCGAAGCCCGAGTACTGCAGGTCGACGCCGAACTTGAACACGTGCGAACCCGCGGCCTCCTTCGAGATCGTGACGGCCTCGACGGCCTGGAGGCTGGTGACGTGCCGCTCCTCGCGGTTGAAGTACGGCCCGCTCTGGGACTCGGGCGCGTAGACCATGGGGCCCGCGCCCTTGCTCTTCAGGTCGACCTCGAACAGGCGGGCGGCGAGCGTGGTTTCCACGACCACGCGGTCCGACAGGATCAGCCGGTCCACGAACCCGGCGGAGTAGCCCGACTGCGAGAACAGCGGCGTCGACTCGGCCGGCCGGAACGTGGACATCGTGGGGTTGGTGATCTTGCGCGGGAAGTAGACGAAGGTGCCGACCAGCGAGTGGCGGGAGGACAACACCCCGTCGAGACGGGTGAAGGAGTCGAGGCTCTCGAGGCCCAACTGGGGTTCCCCGGGCAGGCTGCGGACGGGCGTCCGGACGTAGCGATACTGCAGGTACTGTCCCAGCAGCAGCCGGTCGCGCTTGAGCGGCCCCGAGATCGACAGCCGCGGCTCGAACTTGCTGACGAAGCCGCGGCCGAGGCCCGGCAGCAGGTTGTCGGGCCGCACCCGCCACTCGGGCGTGCCGCGCCGCGTGGTCACCTGCGTGACGCTCGTGGAGAAGCGGCCGTACTCGGCCGCGAACGGGTTCGACAGGACCTCCACCGACTCGACCGCGCCGCTCGGCAGTTCGAGATCGAAGTCCCCGGTGGAGGGGTCGTTCAGGCTCGCGCTGCTCATCTGGATGGCGCCCGTGGTGGGCGTCCCGCCCTTCACGCGCAGCCGCCCCTCGGGGCCGCGGACCACGCTGGGCAGCTGTGTCAGGAGCGACTGGAAGTCGTCCCCGGCCAGCGGCTGGACGTCCATCCGCGCGCCGCTCAGGATGTCGCTGACGGCCACCGGCTGGATGCTCTCGGTGGGCGAGTTGGCGGGCGCGACGACGTTGACGCTCTCGCGCAGGTAGGTGAGCCGCATCTCCAGCAGCACCTGGGCGCGCGTGCCCGCCTTCACGTCGAACGGTGCCGACTCGGTGTCGGCGAAGCCGTCGCGGGTCGCCCGGACCACGTAGCGGCCCGGCGGCACGTCCGGAAACGTCACCAGCCCGACGTCGCTGCTGGTCGTCCGCGCGATGGTGACGCCGCTGTTCGTGTCCCTGAGCTCCACCGTCGCGGCGGGAATGCGCAGCGACTCCAGCGCCAGCGTGACGACCACTTCGGCCGAGACAGGCTGGGCGTCGGGCGAGGGCGACTGGGCCTGCGACGCCCGCGCGCCCAGCGTGACCAGCACGCACGCGACCAGGGTCTGGCGAAAGGACAGGGGGCGCATGTCCGAGCGTGGCCAGTCTAATCCCTCTCCCCGGTGATTGCGCGGGGCAAATGCCGCCGCGCACTGGCTCGGGGCCGCGCGTAGAATGGCCGCCGTGCGTCGCCTGGCCACGCTTGCCGTCCTCCTGGTGCTGTCGGCCGCTGGCAGTGGCGGACGGCAATCCCTGCCCCGCGTGCCGCCGGCCAGCGTCGGCCTCGACCCGGCGGGGCTCGCCGACGCCACCCGTCTCCTCCAGCAGTTCGTCGACGAGGGCCGCATCGCGGGCGCCGTGGCGGCGGTAGCGCGGCACGGCACGGTGGGCTACCTCCAGGCGGTCGGTCTCCAGGACGTGGCGTCGAAGACGCCCATGACCGAGCGATCGCTGTTCCGGATCTACTCCATGACCAAGGCGATCACGGCCGTGGCGGTCATGATGCTGCACGACGAGGGCCGGTTCCGGTTGGACGACCCCGTCTCGACGTTCCTGCCCGAGTTCGCCGACGTGCGGGTGGTCGAGGCGCCGGGCGCCGCGCCGCGGCCGCCGGCCCGCGCGGTGACGGTGGAGGACCTGCTGCTCCACACCTCCGGTCTCAGCCACCGGACGTCGGACCTGTACCGCGATCTCGGCGTGCGCTCGCGGGCCGACGCCCTTCCGGCGTTCGTCCGCAAGATCGCGCGCGCGCCGCTGATGGAGGATCCGCACACGCGCTTCCGCTACAGCGAAGCGACCACGGTGCTGGGGCGCCTGGTGGAGATCTGGTCGGGCCAGCCGTTCGACGCCTTCCTGTCCGCGCGCGTCTTCCGGCCCCTCGGCATGGCCGACGCCGTGTTCTGGGTGGACGGCGAGCGGCGCAGCCGGCTGGCGTCGGTCTACGGCCCGGGACCGGCGGGCGGCCTCGTCCCGGTGGACGTCGAGCCGGTGCCCTTCACCGAGCGCCCGGCCCTCATCGAAGGCGCCGTGGGACTCGTGACGAGCGTCCCCGACTTCCTCCGCTTCCAGCAGATGCTCCTCGCGGGCGGTACGCTCGATGGCGTCCGCCTGCTGAAGGCCGACACGGCCGCCCGGATCGTGAAGAACGGCCTGCCGCCCGACGTGCTGCAGGCGCGCGGCGGACGGATGGGATGGGGGCTCGGCAACGTGAACGTGCTCATGGCCCCCGACGACTCGGGGGCCAACGCGGGCGAGTACGGGTGGGACGGCACCGCGGGGACGATCTTCTGGAACGACCCGGCGAGGGACACGGCCATCGTGCTGATGACGCAGAGCGTGCCCGCGAATCCCGGCCGTCTCCGGCAGCAGTTCAAGGCCCTGATTCAGCGGGCGGTGCGATGACGAGCGCCCATCGCTTCCCTCCCACCACGGCGGCCGGCCTCACCCGACGCCTGTCCGCGCTCGCCGCCACGACGGCCCTGTGCGCGTGGTCGATCTGGCCGGCGGCCGGTCAGGCGACGGCGCCCGTCGTCGTCGTGGTGGAGACGGCCGCCGGTGCCATCACCTTGGCGGTCGACGTCGAGCACGCGCCGGTCACGGCGGCGAACTTCCTGAGGTACGTGGACGGGAAGTTCTACGACGGGGGACGGTTCATCCGGGCGGTGCGGCCCGACAACACGACCCGGCACGACGTGGAGATCCAGGTCGTCCAGGCGGCCATCGCCCCTGCCAGGACCGGCGAGGCGTTTCCCGCGATTCCGCTGGAGCGCACGACCGCCACCGGGTTGAGGCACGTGGACGGGGCGCTGTCGATGGCGCGCAACGCCCCGGACAGCGCGACCTCGTCGTTCTTCGTGGTGATCGGCGATCAGCCGTCGCTCGACGCGGGCGGCGCGCGCCACGCCGACGGTCAGGGCTTCGCCGCCTTCGGACGCGTCACCGCCGGCATGGACGTGGTGCGGAGGATCCAGGCGTCGGCCACCGGCACGGCCGGCCAGTTCGGCACCGAGACGCTCGACCCGCCGATTGCGATCGTCCGCGCCTACCGGAAGTAGGCTGGCGCCCGAGGGCGGCTGTCCGGGGCCGAGCCGGGGACCGCTACACGTTGAAGCGGACGTGCATGATGTCGCCGTCCGACACGATGTAGTCCTTCCCCTCGACCTGCAGCTTGCCCGCCTCTTTCACCGCGTGCTCGGAGCCGTACTGCGTGAAGACCGCGTAGGGGATGACTTCCGCGCGGATGAAGCCGCGCTCCAGGTCCGAGTGGATGCGGCCGGCGGCCTGGCGCGCGTTCATGCCGCGCCGGATCGTCCACGCCCGGACCTCGTCGGGGCCGACGGTGAAGAACGAGATGAGATCCAGCAGGTGGTAGGCGGTCCGGATGAAGCGCGTGAGCGCCGACTCGGTGAGGCCGAGGTCCTGCAGGAAGGCGGCCTGATCCGCGGGCTCCAGGCTGCCGATCTCGGCTTCCACGCTGGCCGAGAGCACGAGCCCCTCGCCGTCGAGGGCGGTGATCCTCGCCGCCAGATCGTCCGGCATCGGCTGGGCGGCCCTCGACTCGTCGCGGTTCAGGGCCACGAGCAGCGGTCGATCGGTGAGGAAGCCGTAGCCGCGCAGCGGCTCCCGGTCCAGGTCGGCGGCCGGCACGCTCCGGAGCGGCCGGCCCTCCTCGAGCACGCTCTTCATGCGCTCGAAGGCGGCCTGCTCGGGCTTCGGGCCGCTTTCCTTCTTCATGCGCTCGAGCCGCCGCTCCACGAGGTCGAGGTCGGCGAACGTGCATTCGAGGTGGAAGGCCTCGAGGTCGCGCATCGGGTCGGCGTCCGTGTCGAGCGCCGGATTGGGGAAGTCGCGGAGCACGAGGCACAGCGCGTCCTGCTCGCGGATGTGCTGCAGCGCGCGGGTGGACAAGCCCTTCTTGTCCGAGCCGTGTTCGCCCGGCACGTCGCAGAAGGTGACCTCGGCGAACGTGGTCTTCTTCGGGGAGAAGATCCGGGCCAGCGCGTCGATCCGGTCGTCCGGCACGCGCACGCCGCCGAGACGCAGCTCGCCGCCGAACGCCGTGGGCACGTCCAGCCCGGTCATGGTGTTGAAGACGCTCGTCTTGCCCGAGCCTGCGAAGCCTACGAGTCCGATTTTCATGCGGGTGCCGAACGAGCATTGTAGCCCGCGTTCGAGGGCCCGCGGCGGCGCGCGGCCGCGATCACGCGCGCAGGCGCGCCAGCGGGTTCGCCAGCGTGTTCATCAGCGACGACGTCGAGAGGAGGTCGGACACCGTGCCCAGCAGGCGCCGCCGTGCGCCTGGGGCGACGGCGGTCCGCGCGTCCCCGCGGGCCCCGGCCGGCGCCGGCGTGCCGGCGAGCTCGAGGACGCGGTCCCAGGCCAGGCGCTCCGGGCCCGTCAGCGTGCCGAGGCGCGCGCCGCACTGGACGCGGGCGCCGCGGCCGCGCCCCACCCACGCCCGCCGCACGACGATGTCGAGCGCGACCATCGGCACGCGGAGGCGGAACTGCGGGCCCAGCCGGGCCGCGTGCGTTCGCGCGATCTCGATCCGCACGCCGTCGTGGCTGACGTCGAGGATCTCGGCGTCCACGTCGCTCACGTGCGCCGGGAACGCCGCGGCCGGCTTGCGCGCGTGCCGGCGTCCCTGACGGGCCTCGCCGTGCGCCAACGAGACCGCGAGCGCGAGCGCGGGCGCATCGATCGGGCGCGTGACGACCGTCACCGATGCCGATCGTCCCGACGGCCCGTGCACGGGCACGCCGGCGTTGGCGACGGCCACGACCGGCACCCGGGGGGCGTGGCGCCGCAGGCTGGCGAGGACGCCCGAGGCCAGGAGATCGGCGTCCGCCACGATGCAGTCCAGGCGGGTGGCGGCCCCGTCGGACTCGACGCGGCACGCCTCGACGAGGGAGGTCACCTCCATGCCGGCGTCGGCGAGCCACGCGGCGAAGGTCCTGCGTTCATAGGCGTTCGGACACGCCAGGCCCACGTGCATGCGATCCCTCCGGAGGGGAGCCGCTGCAAGCCGGCCGCCGTGCGCGCCGCGGCGCGCCGTGGCCGGCGACTGCATCCGCCGGAGGCCCGGACGGCGGTGTCCGTGCTGCCTCGAAACGGCACGCCGGTGTCTCGAAACGGCGCGCGCCGGCCATGCGGGCCGGTCCGGCCCGCCGGGGCCGGCGAGGCTCAGCGGTGGCGGGCGGGTCGGACGCCGGATGCCTGCCGCCCCAGCCGGACCACCGTGGCGTACTCGCCTTTCGAGCACGGCTGCACCGAGAGCCGGCTGCCCTTCTGCGTCACCATCATCCGCGCCAGGCCCCGGGTGGCCTTGAGCGTCTCGAGGGACACGACGGCGGGGAAGCGCTCCACGAACCCCACGTCGACCATGAACCAGACGGGCGACGAGGGCCGGCTCGCCGGATCGTAGTACGGATGGCCGGGCGTCCACGCGGAATGATCGGGATAGCCCGCCCGCACGATCCGCGCGAGCCCCGTGACGCCCGACGGGTCCGCGTTCGACGCGTAGAAGAGCACCGGATCGCCGACCTGCATCTGGTCCCGCATCAGGTTGCGGGCCTGGTAGTTCCTGACGCCTTCCCAGCTCGTGACGCCGTCCCTGGCGAGATCGTCAATCGTGTACGCGCTGGGCTCGCACTTCATCAACCAGTGGCGGAGGGCCATCGCGACATTCTGACGGAATCCGGCCCGGGCCGCGCGCCTACGCGCGCATCGCGCGTTCGTGCAGCGACTGCACCGCCTGCCAGCCGGCGGCCACCGCGCCCTCCTGCCAGTCGGGCAGCGAGCGCGGCGCCGTGGCCGCCGACCCGATGAGGATGCGGTTCTCCACCTTCGAGAGCTGCTCGCGGAGCGACACCGCGCGGACGGTCGCGTAGCCGCCGAGGCTGTAGGGGACGCGCTTCCAGTACACGGCGTAGGCGCTCTCGAACTCCTGGCGGATCTGCGGGTGCACCTTGCTCGCGTGCGTCAGCACGTGCTCGATCCGGGCGGCGACGGGCTGGGTTCTCAGGTCGCCGATGGGCCCGTTGGAGTAGAGGCCCAGGAGCACGCCCTTCTTCGTGAAGTAGTCGTACGACGGATACGAGAACTCCCCGATCGGCAGGTTCGAGTAGAGGTGCCCGCCGAAGATCCGGTCGTCCTCTTCCCAGAAGCGGCGCTTCATCGCCAGGCCGATCTTGGCGCTGTCGCTGTAGGTGACGCGCCTGACCGCGTCCATCATCGTGTCGGACAGGTTGATGTCGAGGCCCGAGAGCACGGACAGCGGCAGGCAGGAGACGACGAAGTCCGCGGTCTTCTGGACGGTCTTGCCGTGCTTGGTGTCGCGATAGACCACCGTCACCCCGGCATCGTCCTGGTGGACCGACCGGATCTCGGCGTTGAAGGTGAGGCGGGCCGGCCCGAGCGCGCGCTGGAACGCCTTGCAGATCTGGTCCATGCCCCCGATCGGCTGGAACATGGGGGCGGCGGCGGTGCCCTCCATCGGCGGCACCGAGCGCAGGCGGTTGCCGAAACCGGCTTCGAGCAGGTGGGCGAGCGCGATCGGATCGCCCTCGCCGCGGTCGGCGAAGGCCTTGTAGGCGTGGGTCTTGCCGTCCAGGTAGCCCTGGCGCACGAGGAAGTCGGTGAGGCGCTTCTGGTCCTCGGCCGTCAGCGGCAGGTCGAGCTGGTGGCTGTCGACGGCCTTCACGAGCAGCTCGTTGATCTGGCCGATCATGTCGGCCTTCACCTCGCGCATCCGGACCTTGCGGCCCGCGAGCGCTCCGCCCGCCTTGCCCTCGTAGTAGAAGTAGTTGGCGTCGGAGTCGTTCAGGAACACCTGCATCGGCACGCCGAGCTCCCGGCAGTAGCCGAGGACGCCCTCGTGCGAGTGCGGGATGCGCCACGCGCCGGCGTTCACGTATTGCCCTTCGTCCCACGTGCACACCTGGCGCTCGCCGTCGATCTCGGTGTGCTCGTCGCCCCGCCGCACGCTCCACACGATGCCGCCCACGCGCTGCCGCGCCTCGAGGACGTGGACGTCGTAGC harbors:
- a CDS encoding EVE domain-containing protein; translation: MALRHWLMKCEPSAYTIDDLARDGVTSWEGVRNYQARNLMRDQMQVGDPVLFYASNADPSGVTGLARIVRAGYPDHSAWTPGHPYYDPASRPSSPVWFMVDVGFVERFPAVVSLETLKATRGLARMMVTQKGSRLSVQPCSKGEYATVVRLGRQASGVRPARHR
- a CDS encoding FAD-dependent oxidoreductase, whose translation is MPKPPASIHPASPSRRDFLGRVGAIGGSSLVMTALSAWDLMAGSAGQRPVLSGRPAKNKVLILGAGTSGLVVAHELGKLGYDVHVLEARQRVGGIVWSVRRGDEHTEIDGERQVCTWDEGQYVNAGAWRIPHSHEGVLGYCRELGVPMQVFLNDSDANYFYYEGKAGGALAGRKVRMREVKADMIGQINELLVKAVDSHQLDLPLTAEDQKRLTDFLVRQGYLDGKTHAYKAFADRGEGDPIALAHLLEAGFGNRLRSVPPMEGTAAAPMFQPIGGMDQICKAFQRALGPARLTFNAEIRSVHQDDAGVTVVYRDTKHGKTVQKTADFVVSCLPLSVLSGLDINLSDTMMDAVRRVTYSDSAKIGLAMKRRFWEEDDRIFGGHLYSNLPIGEFSYPSYDYFTKKGVLLGLYSNGPIGDLRTQPVAARIEHVLTHASKVHPQIRQEFESAYAVYWKRVPYSLGGYATVRAVSLREQLSKVENRILIGSAATAPRSLPDWQEGAVAAGWQAVQSLHERAMRA
- a CDS encoding DUF933 domain-containing protein, with protein sequence MKIGLVGFAGSGKTSVFNTMTGLDVPTAFGGELRLGGVRVPDDRIDALARIFSPKKTTFAEVTFCDVPGEHGSDKKGLSTRALQHIREQDALCLVLRDFPNPALDTDADPMRDLEAFHLECTFADLDLVERRLERMKKESGPKPEQAAFERMKSVLEEGRPLRSVPAADLDREPLRGYGFLTDRPLLVALNRDESRAAQPMPDDLAARITALDGEGLVLSASVEAEIGSLEPADQAAFLQDLGLTESALTRFIRTAYHLLDLISFFTVGPDEVRAWTIRRGMNARQAAGRIHSDLERGFIRAEVIPYAVFTQYGSEHAVKEAGKLQVEGKDYIVSDGDIMHVRFNV